In Acanthochromis polyacanthus isolate Apoly-LR-REF ecotype Palm Island chromosome 18, KAUST_Apoly_ChrSc, whole genome shotgun sequence, the following proteins share a genomic window:
- the LOC110955009 gene encoding metal transporter CNNM4 isoform X4, which produces MATEWSGQQGYILTVIICLWSAVGGRTETAATAAAAGSGGRGSGGGSQVLGMRLERSDKPASTNDDGVIQVTEESSVQLRFYGLQLHSGAWTQIRFTELTDGGGDEEEDEEEAAAVRGGSGMMDAPDRTCADFTKDITVGTFMNVSQRGTSGLLSLHIKPLRKSELQKEYAVCTLSAAGDRWVLLGDSDGRLLVLEEKKSLLPMWLQVILISCLLVLSGMFSGLNLGLMALDPMELRIVQSCGTDKEKKYARKIEPIRSKGNYLLCSLLLGNVLVNTTLTILLDDLIGSGLGAVVASTIGIVIFGEIVPQALCSRHGLAVGANTIMVTKFFMLLTFPLSFPVSKLLDVLLGQEIGTVYNREKLVEMLKVTEPYNDLDKEELNMIQGALELRTKTVEDVMTPLANCFMIQADAVLDFNTMSEIMESGYTRIPVYDDERSNIVDILYVKDLAFVDPDDCTTLKTITKFYNHPVHFVFHDTKLDAMLEEFKKGKSHLAIVQKVNNEGEGDPFYEVLGLVTLEDVIEEIIKSEILDESDLYTDNRNRKKVDPNKNKRDFSAFKHDSDSKVKISPQLMLAAHRFLATEVSLFSPFQITEKVLLRILRHPDVIQELKFNENDKRSPQHFLYQRGKPVDYFALILQGRVEVEAGNENMKFETGPFSYYGVMALSMPSLG; this is translated from the exons ATGGCGACAGAATGGAGCGGGCAGCAGGGTTACATTCTCACCGTCATCATCTGCCTGTGGAGCGCCGTCGGCGGCCGCACAGAGACAGCGGCAacggcggcggcggcggggTCCGGCGGCAGGggcagcggcggcggcagccAGGTGCTCGGCATGCGGCTGGAGAGAAGCGACAAGCCGGCCAGCACCAATGACGACGGTGTCATCCAGGTGACCGAGGAGAGCTCCGTGCAGCTCCGGTTCTACGGGCTGCAGCTCCACTCGGGCGCCTGGACGCAGATCCGCTTCACGGAGCTGACAGACGGCGGCGgggacgaggaggaggatgaggaagaggcGGCAGCGGTCAGGGGCGGCAGCGGCATGATGGACGCGCCGGACAGGACTTGTGCTGATTTCACGAAGGACATCACCGTCGGGACCTTCATGAACGTGAGCCAGCGGGGCACGTCGGGGCTGCTCAGCCTGCACATTAAGCCGCTGCGCAAGAGCGAGCTGCAGAAGGAGTACGCGGTGTGCACCCTCAGCGCGGCCGGGGACCGCTGGGTGCTGCTGGGGGACAGCGATGGCAGGCTGCTGgtgctggaggagaagaagtCGCTACTGCCCATGTGGCTGCAGGTGATCCTCATCTCCTGCCTGCTGGTGCTCTCCGGTATGTTTAGTGGCCTCAACCTGGGGCTCATGGCGCTGGACCCCATGGAGCTGCGCATCGTGCAGAGCTGCGGCACCGACAAGGAGAAGAAATACGCACGAAAGATCGAGCCGATCCGCAGCAAGGGGAACTACTTGCTGTGCTCCCTGCTCCTGGGGAACGTGCTGGTCAACACCACCCTCACCATCCTGCTGGACGACCTGATCGGCTCGGGGCTGGGCGCCGTGGTGGCCTCCACCATCGGCATCGTCATCTTCGGGGAGATCGTCCCGCAGGCGCTGTGCTCCCGCCACGGATTGGCCGTGGGAGCCAACACAATCATGGTCACTAAGTTCTTCATGTTGCTCACCTTCCCGCTGTCTTTCCCTGTCAGCAAGCTGCTGGACGTGCTGCTGGGTCAGGAGATCGGCACCGTGTACAACCGGGAGAAGCTGGTGGAGATGCTCAAAGTGACGGAGCCCTACAACGACCTGGACAAAGAGGAGCTCAACATGATCCAGGGCGCGCTGGAGCTGCGGACCAAGACCGTGGAGGACGTGATGACCCCGCTGGCCAACTGCTTCATGATCCAGGCGGACGCGGTGCTGGACTTCAACACCATGTCTGAGATCATGGAGAGCGGATACACCAGGATCCCGGTGTACGACGACGAGCGCTCCAACATCGTGGACATCCTGTACGTGAAGGACCTGGCATTCGTGGACCCGGACGACTGCACCACGCTGAAGACCATCACCAAGTTCTACAACCACCCGGTGCACTTCGTGTTCCATGACACGAAGCTGGACGCCATGCTGGAGGAGTTCAAGAAAG GTAAATCCCACCTGGCCATTGTCCAGAAGGTGAACAACGAGGGCGAGGGGGATCCTTTCTATGAGGTGCTGGGATTGGTCACCTTAGAGGACGTCATCGAGGAGATCATCAAGTCGGAGATCCTGGACGAGTCCGATCTCTACA ccgataacagaaacagaaagaaggtggaccccaacaaaaacaagcgaGACTTCTCAGCCTTCAAGCACGACAGCGACAGTAAAGTGAAGATCTCTCCTCAGCTCATGCTGGCGGCTCATCGTTTCTTGGCTACAG AGGTGAGCCTGTTCAGCCCGttccagatcacagagaaaGTTCTGCTGAGGATCCTCAGACACCCAGACGTCATCCAGGAGCTCAAGTTCAACGAAAACGACAAACGGTCACCGCAGCACTTCCTCTACCAGAGAGGCAAACCTGTAGACTACTTCGCGCTCATTCTGCag ggACGGGTGGAAGTGGAAGctggaaatgaaaacatgaagtttgAAACTGGTCCATTTTCCTACTATGGAGTCATGGCTCTAAGCATGCCGTCACTGG
- the LOC110955009 gene encoding metal transporter CNNM4 isoform X3, with protein sequence MATEWSGQQGYILTVIICLWSAVGGRTETAATAAAAGSGGRGSGGGSQVLGMRLERSDKPASTNDDGVIQVTEESSVQLRFYGLQLHSGAWTQIRFTELTDGGGDEEEDEEEAAAVRGGSGMMDAPDRTCADFTKDITVGTFMNVSQRGTSGLLSLHIKPLRKSELQKEYAVCTLSAAGDRWVLLGDSDGRLLVLEEKKSLLPMWLQVILISCLLVLSGMFSGLNLGLMALDPMELRIVQSCGTDKEKKYARKIEPIRSKGNYLLCSLLLGNVLVNTTLTILLDDLIGSGLGAVVASTIGIVIFGEIVPQALCSRHGLAVGANTIMVTKFFMLLTFPLSFPVSKLLDVLLGQEIGTVYNREKLVEMLKVTEPYNDLDKEELNMIQGALELRTKTVEDVMTPLANCFMIQADAVLDFNTMSEIMESGYTRIPVYDDERSNIVDILYVKDLAFVDPDDCTTLKTITKFYNHPVHFVFHDTKLDAMLEEFKKGKSHLAIVQKVNNEGEGDPFYEVLGLVTLEDVIEEIIKSEILDESDLYTDNRNRKKVDPNKNKRDFSAFKHDSDSKVKISPQLMLAAHRFLATEVSLFSPFQITEKVLLRILRHPDVIQELKFNENDKRSPQHFLYQRGKPVDYFALILQGRVEVEAGNENMKFETGPFSYYGVMALSMPSLAQCASLQCSMFASNTRPFLILTAQCVQM encoded by the exons ATGGCGACAGAATGGAGCGGGCAGCAGGGTTACATTCTCACCGTCATCATCTGCCTGTGGAGCGCCGTCGGCGGCCGCACAGAGACAGCGGCAacggcggcggcggcggggTCCGGCGGCAGGggcagcggcggcggcagccAGGTGCTCGGCATGCGGCTGGAGAGAAGCGACAAGCCGGCCAGCACCAATGACGACGGTGTCATCCAGGTGACCGAGGAGAGCTCCGTGCAGCTCCGGTTCTACGGGCTGCAGCTCCACTCGGGCGCCTGGACGCAGATCCGCTTCACGGAGCTGACAGACGGCGGCGgggacgaggaggaggatgaggaagaggcGGCAGCGGTCAGGGGCGGCAGCGGCATGATGGACGCGCCGGACAGGACTTGTGCTGATTTCACGAAGGACATCACCGTCGGGACCTTCATGAACGTGAGCCAGCGGGGCACGTCGGGGCTGCTCAGCCTGCACATTAAGCCGCTGCGCAAGAGCGAGCTGCAGAAGGAGTACGCGGTGTGCACCCTCAGCGCGGCCGGGGACCGCTGGGTGCTGCTGGGGGACAGCGATGGCAGGCTGCTGgtgctggaggagaagaagtCGCTACTGCCCATGTGGCTGCAGGTGATCCTCATCTCCTGCCTGCTGGTGCTCTCCGGTATGTTTAGTGGCCTCAACCTGGGGCTCATGGCGCTGGACCCCATGGAGCTGCGCATCGTGCAGAGCTGCGGCACCGACAAGGAGAAGAAATACGCACGAAAGATCGAGCCGATCCGCAGCAAGGGGAACTACTTGCTGTGCTCCCTGCTCCTGGGGAACGTGCTGGTCAACACCACCCTCACCATCCTGCTGGACGACCTGATCGGCTCGGGGCTGGGCGCCGTGGTGGCCTCCACCATCGGCATCGTCATCTTCGGGGAGATCGTCCCGCAGGCGCTGTGCTCCCGCCACGGATTGGCCGTGGGAGCCAACACAATCATGGTCACTAAGTTCTTCATGTTGCTCACCTTCCCGCTGTCTTTCCCTGTCAGCAAGCTGCTGGACGTGCTGCTGGGTCAGGAGATCGGCACCGTGTACAACCGGGAGAAGCTGGTGGAGATGCTCAAAGTGACGGAGCCCTACAACGACCTGGACAAAGAGGAGCTCAACATGATCCAGGGCGCGCTGGAGCTGCGGACCAAGACCGTGGAGGACGTGATGACCCCGCTGGCCAACTGCTTCATGATCCAGGCGGACGCGGTGCTGGACTTCAACACCATGTCTGAGATCATGGAGAGCGGATACACCAGGATCCCGGTGTACGACGACGAGCGCTCCAACATCGTGGACATCCTGTACGTGAAGGACCTGGCATTCGTGGACCCGGACGACTGCACCACGCTGAAGACCATCACCAAGTTCTACAACCACCCGGTGCACTTCGTGTTCCATGACACGAAGCTGGACGCCATGCTGGAGGAGTTCAAGAAAG GTAAATCCCACCTGGCCATTGTCCAGAAGGTGAACAACGAGGGCGAGGGGGATCCTTTCTATGAGGTGCTGGGATTGGTCACCTTAGAGGACGTCATCGAGGAGATCATCAAGTCGGAGATCCTGGACGAGTCCGATCTCTACA ccgataacagaaacagaaagaaggtggaccccaacaaaaacaagcgaGACTTCTCAGCCTTCAAGCACGACAGCGACAGTAAAGTGAAGATCTCTCCTCAGCTCATGCTGGCGGCTCATCGTTTCTTGGCTACAG AGGTGAGCCTGTTCAGCCCGttccagatcacagagaaaGTTCTGCTGAGGATCCTCAGACACCCAGACGTCATCCAGGAGCTCAAGTTCAACGAAAACGACAAACGGTCACCGCAGCACTTCCTCTACCAGAGAGGCAAACCTGTAGACTACTTCGCGCTCATTCTGCag ggACGGGTGGAAGTGGAAGctggaaatgaaaacatgaagtttgAAACTGGTCCATTTTCCTACTATGGAGTCATGGCTCTAAGCATGCCGTCACTGG